The Achromobacter spanius genome includes the window GGTTTTTTTTTGTCGGATAATGCCGACCCATGACGACCGACGCCTACCTCGACCAGACTCCCAATCGGCTGCGCCGATTCGCCTGCATGATGTATGAAGCCGTGCTGCTGTTCGGCGTCGTGTTCCTGGCCGGCTACCTGCTGGACACGCTGACCCAAAGCAAGAACGCGCTGGAGCTGCGTCCGGCCCGGCAAGCGTGGTTGTTCGTCGCCATTGGCGCCTACTTCGTGCTGTGCTGGCGCCGCCGTGGGCAGACGCTGCCCATGAAAACCTGGAACATCAGACTGGTGGACCGCGACGGCAACACCCCGAAAATGCCCCGCCTGATCCTGCGCTACGTCTTGGTCTGGCCGCTGGTGCTGGCCGGCGCGGCCGTCGTGTGGGGCGCCGCCAGCCTGACCGGCTGGCCGTCGGTCGACATGTTCATCGTTGCCGCCCCCTTCACGATCTTTATCTGGTCCTGGTTCGACCCT containing:
- a CDS encoding RDD family protein, whose product is MTTDAYLDQTPNRLRRFACMMYEAVLLFGVVFLAGYLLDTLTQSKNALELRPARQAWLFVAIGAYFVLCWRRRGQTLPMKTWNIRLVDRDGNTPKMPRLILRYVLVWPLVLAGAAVVWGAASLTGWPSVDMFIVAAPFTIFIWSWFDPEGQFLHDRLLGTRLRNAPGRQKAS